Proteins from a single region of Desulfobacter postgatei 2ac9:
- a CDS encoding DEAD/DEAH box helicase, with product MPHKNLKQTGFDEMNLSPDVFAVLQTVGYEIPTPIQTLTIPRMIECKDLLGQARTGTGKTAAFALPLLSRINLENKRPQVLVVTPTRELAIQVAQSFNDYGAKMKGLNVLAVYGGQSYSVQLNQLKRGAHVIVGTPGRLMDHMRRKTLCLADLTGLVLDEADEMLQMGFIDDVEWILSQIPQPTQIALFSATMPAPIQKIAGKYLKNPEKVIIRQESDVTNTIHQKFLMVKNINKSDALVRILEASFHDGVIVFTRTRNDTMTLTKILEEKGFKTEALNGEIAQAARERTVNRLKNGSIDILVATDVAARGLDVDRISHVINYDMPSKIDPYIHRIGRTGRAGRTGEAILFVQPKEKWMLKQIEKATLRKIEEIALPSNREINEKRMDDFKNKIYQTIGTEDLCVFTDLVESTAKEQDISISQVAAALAKMLQGNTPFLPETMAHKSAAKKKGTKAEIKAKSPVAPKQKQTPARLTPNKIAPTEKGMERYRIEVGHKHGLKPGDVVGAISNESGLESKFIGAINIDYDYSLVDLPFGMPKNIFNLLKMTWVKSQKMSISKYAC from the coding sequence ATGCCCCATAAAAATCTAAAACAGACCGGGTTCGACGAAATGAACCTAAGCCCGGATGTTTTTGCGGTCTTACAGACCGTTGGCTATGAAATCCCGACACCGATCCAGACACTGACCATTCCTCGCATGATTGAGTGCAAAGACCTGTTGGGTCAGGCCAGGACCGGAACCGGAAAAACAGCCGCCTTTGCACTTCCGCTGCTTTCCCGCATCAATCTTGAAAACAAAAGACCCCAGGTTCTTGTGGTCACCCCGACCCGTGAGCTTGCCATCCAGGTGGCTCAGTCTTTCAATGACTATGGCGCAAAAATGAAGGGCCTTAACGTTCTGGCTGTATATGGTGGCCAAAGCTATAGTGTTCAGTTGAACCAGTTAAAACGGGGCGCACACGTGATCGTGGGGACACCGGGACGCCTCATGGACCATATGCGGCGTAAAACCCTCTGCCTTGCTGACCTTACAGGCCTGGTGCTGGATGAGGCGGACGAAATGCTGCAGATGGGATTTATTGATGATGTTGAATGGATTTTATCCCAAATACCACAACCTACCCAGATCGCACTTTTTTCCGCCACCATGCCGGCCCCCATCCAAAAAATTGCAGGCAAATACCTTAAAAATCCTGAAAAGGTTATTATCCGTCAGGAGTCAGATGTCACTAACACCATTCACCAAAAATTTTTAATGGTGAAAAATATAAATAAAAGTGATGCACTCGTCCGGATACTTGAAGCATCCTTCCATGATGGTGTCATCGTATTTACCAGAACCCGGAATGACACAATGACGTTGACAAAAATTTTGGAAGAAAAAGGATTCAAAACAGAAGCCCTGAACGGAGAGATTGCCCAGGCAGCCCGGGAACGGACGGTTAACCGATTGAAAAACGGAAGCATTGATATTCTTGTGGCCACGGATGTGGCGGCAAGGGGACTTGATGTTGACCGGATTTCTCACGTCATCAACTACGATATGCCTTCCAAAATCGACCCCTATATTCACAGAATCGGGAGGACCGGTCGGGCCGGACGAACCGGTGAAGCCATTCTATTTGTCCAGCCAAAAGAAAAATGGATGTTAAAACAGATCGAAAAAGCCACCCTCCGGAAGATTGAAGAGATAGCCCTGCCATCCAACAGGGAAATCAATGAAAAACGGATGGATGATTTTAAAAATAAAATTTATCAGACCATCGGCACCGAAGATCTATGCGTTTTTACGGATCTGGTGGAGTCGACTGCAAAAGAACAGGATATTTCGATTTCGCAGGTGGCGGCAGCCCTGGCAAAAATGCTCCAGGGAAACACACCGTTTCTGCCTGAAACGATGGCTCATAAATCTGCAGCTAAAAAAAAGGGAACAAAAGCCGAAATAAAAGCCAAATCACCAGTTGCACCAAAACAGAAGCAGACTCCTGCCCGGCTTACCCCCAATAAAATTGCGCCGACTGAAAAAGGGATGGAACGATATCGCATTGAAGTTGGTCACAAGCATGGGCTTAAACCCGGTGATGTCGTTGGCGCCATTTCAAACGAATCCGGTTTGGAAAGCAAGTTTATCGGTGCCATCAATATTGACTATGATTATTCTCTGGTGGACCTGCCTTTCGGCATGCCTAAAAACATCTTTAATCTGCTGAAAATGACCTGGGTAAAATCCCAAAAGATGTCAATTTCGAAATATGCTTGCTAA
- a CDS encoding SDR family oxidoreductase, with product MNNVKPILVTGATGYVSGRLIPLLLADGYKVKAMGRSIPKMKDRPWGQDQNVELVKGDIQDVESLKNAAKGCGTVYYLVHSMISQKGKYRNADKNGARNMVQAATQEGVDHIIYLGGLGDINHKNISKHLISRNEVGKIFMESPVPATILRAAMILGSGSASFEILRYLTERLPIMITPKWVSMPTQPISITNVLGYLKGCLEHPETKGKIFDIGGPEVITYRDLFRLFAKEANLPAPFIIPVPLLTPKFSSLWIHLVTPVPAAIAQPLAEGLSLPTTCTENSITRIIPQDLISCSEAIRRALDRVRQEQVDTCWADAGEIKYPEWSYYGDSAYSGGTILSCGYQATVKGRPGNLWKSIEKIGGRTGYYGADLLWKVYGIIDIFTGGVGLSRGRRSEKELRVGDALDFWRVLEIETESKLILLAEMKIPGEALLEIKMEAMNNDLCNVSLLARFLPKGLVGLVYWYALHPFHQYVFTQMLKGLVNASNSKFVKKPNKYSPGPANTCRLSDQ from the coding sequence ATGAATAACGTAAAACCTATTCTGGTGACAGGAGCAACCGGTTATGTTTCCGGGCGTCTTATCCCATTATTATTGGCGGACGGATACAAGGTGAAAGCCATGGGACGTTCGATCCCAAAGATGAAAGACCGACCATGGGGGCAGGATCAAAATGTAGAACTGGTTAAAGGAGATATTCAAGATGTAGAATCGCTGAAAAATGCGGCAAAAGGTTGTGGTACCGTTTATTATCTTGTCCACTCCATGATCTCCCAAAAAGGCAAATATCGAAATGCAGATAAAAACGGTGCAAGGAACATGGTTCAAGCCGCTACACAGGAAGGTGTAGATCATATTATATATTTAGGCGGCCTTGGAGACATAAACCATAAAAATATCAGCAAACATCTCATTTCCAGAAATGAAGTTGGTAAAATTTTTATGGAAAGCCCCGTTCCTGCAACTATACTCCGAGCCGCCATGATTCTGGGATCAGGCAGTGCCAGTTTTGAAATACTAAGATATCTTACTGAACGATTACCTATAATGATAACGCCCAAGTGGGTTAGCATGCCAACCCAGCCAATCTCAATAACCAACGTTTTAGGATATTTAAAAGGCTGTTTAGAGCATCCCGAAACAAAAGGAAAAATATTTGATATTGGTGGACCCGAGGTGATCACATACCGCGATTTATTCCGCCTCTTTGCCAAAGAGGCAAATTTACCTGCACCATTTATAATTCCGGTTCCTCTGTTAACGCCTAAATTCTCCTCACTTTGGATTCACCTTGTGACACCAGTGCCTGCCGCCATCGCACAACCCCTGGCAGAAGGATTAAGCTTACCCACTACCTGCACGGAAAACAGCATAACCCGGATTATTCCGCAAGATCTGATTTCGTGTTCTGAAGCAATTCGAAGGGCACTTGACCGGGTTCGTCAGGAGCAGGTCGACACCTGCTGGGCTGATGCCGGTGAAATCAAATACCCTGAATGGTCGTACTATGGAGATTCTGCCTACTCAGGAGGTACCATTCTTTCTTGCGGCTACCAGGCTACTGTAAAAGGAAGGCCAGGCAATTTATGGAAGTCTATTGAAAAAATTGGTGGTCGGACCGGGTATTACGGTGCGGATTTATTGTGGAAAGTTTACGGTATCATAGATATATTTACCGGAGGGGTTGGACTATCCCGCGGCCGCCGTTCCGAGAAGGAACTCAGGGTCGGGGATGCACTTGATTTTTGGAGAGTCCTTGAAATAGAAACCGAATCAAAGCTGATTTTATTGGCTGAAATGAAAATACCGGGCGAAGCGCTTTTAGAGATCAAAATGGAGGCTATGAACAATGATCTTTGTAACGTCAGTTTACTCGCACGTTTTTTGCCTAAAGGTTTAGTCGGACTTGTCTATTGGTATGCCCTGCATCCATTCCACCAATATGTATTCACGCAAATGTTGAAAGGGTTAGTAAACGCCTCTAATTCAAAATTTGTAAAAAAACCGAACAAATACTCTCCTGGTCCGGCAAATACATGTAGATTGTCAGATCAATAA
- a CDS encoding IS1380 family transposase translates to MFGYLGTEGYLINVELREGSQHCQKNTPEFIQEILKLTRQITQEPLLIRLDSGNDSQDNFEVIKTCEGVDVLVKRNLRKESLDGWLILAQNTESVRLIRCGHKSVWVGQTTVDPKGRALPRPIVFKVTERYEEKGEPLLFPTIEVETYWVTIAGLSPQEVINLYHDHGTSEQFHSEIKSDLGLERFPSCRFSSNSLILHLALLAYNILRIIGQISLEEQDENNLPINRRKKVSRRRLRTVMQDLMYMAGRLIYSGRRWSISFGKINPFAQLAENVLYRLRCSPG, encoded by the coding sequence ATGTTCGGATATTTAGGAACTGAAGGATACTTAATCAATGTAGAGCTTAGAGAAGGCAGCCAGCATTGTCAAAAAAACACCCCGGAATTCATTCAAGAAATATTAAAATTAACCAGGCAGATTACCCAGGAACCTCTTCTTATCCGTCTTGATTCAGGAAATGACAGTCAGGATAATTTTGAAGTAATAAAAACATGCGAAGGTGTTGATGTCTTGGTTAAGCGCAATTTACGTAAAGAATCTTTGGATGGTTGGCTTATCCTGGCCCAGAATACTGAAAGCGTTAGATTGATTCGCTGTGGACACAAAAGTGTGTGGGTCGGGCAAACAACTGTTGACCCAAAAGGGCGGGCATTGCCACGTCCGATTGTCTTCAAAGTGACTGAACGATATGAAGAAAAAGGGGAGCCCCTGCTTTTTCCCACAATTGAAGTCGAGACCTATTGGGTTACCATCGCCGGGCTGAGCCCCCAAGAGGTCATCAATTTATACCATGATCATGGAACCAGTGAACAATTTCATTCAGAAATCAAAAGTGATCTTGGGTTAGAACGCTTCCCCAGTTGCCGTTTTAGCAGCAACAGCCTGATTCTCCATCTTGCTCTTTTGGCGTATAACATTCTTAGAATCATAGGCCAAATTAGCCTTGAGGAGCAGGATGAGAACAATCTTCCGATCAACCGTAGAAAAAAAGTCTCACGAAGGAGGTTAAGAACAGTTATGCAGGATTTAATGTATATGGCTGGCCGTTTAATATATAGTGGTCGGCGGTGGAGCATTTCATTTGGTAAGATCAACCCGTTTGCCCAATTGGCTGAGAACGTATTGTACCGGTTACGTTGTTCTCCAGGATAA
- a CDS encoding pyridoxamine 5'-phosphate oxidase family protein has protein sequence MSDDTQQILKNIAQLFESQSFAVLSTQKNDQPYSSLVAFAVNPDLNYFYFLTPNTTRKYDNLKTNPKVCILVNDSQNNADDVYNAVSVTGTGVAETIDKSVEQKALDLFLRKHPHLKNFSKAPTTAFVRISMKRYFMVNRFQNVVEVKVKHGNQITVDGYLGIITCHTEDL, from the coding sequence ATGAGTGATGACACCCAACAGATATTAAAAAATATTGCGCAGCTATTTGAATCACAGAGCTTTGCTGTTCTTTCCACCCAGAAAAACGATCAGCCATATTCAAGCCTTGTTGCATTTGCTGTAAACCCTGATCTTAATTATTTTTATTTTCTAACCCCCAATACAACCCGTAAATACGACAATCTGAAAACAAATCCGAAAGTCTGTATTCTTGTTAACGACAGCCAAAATAATGCCGATGATGTTTACAATGCAGTTTCCGTTACCGGCACAGGTGTTGCGGAAACTATTGATAAATCAGTTGAGCAAAAAGCACTTGATTTATTCCTGAGAAAGCATCCTCATTTAAAAAATTTTTCCAAGGCACCTACCACAGCGTTCGTCCGTATCTCTATGAAGCGGTACTTTATGGTGAACCGATTTCAAAATGTCGTTGAAGTTAAGGTCAAACATGGGAATCAGATAACCGTTGACGGATACCTGGGCATCATCACCTGCCACACTGAAGATCTGTGA